TACCTCGAGCAGACTTGTTTCTCCATACTGAAAACTCACTTGAGCGATTCGCAAGGCTTCGCGTGCTTGCGCGAGAAGGCCATGCTCATACGTCGAGATTTGCGCCGAAGCCATGTGGATCTCCTGCAGATGCTGTGACATGTCTTTGCGAAGCTGCGTTCGTGTTGCCAGCAGCGTGGCTTCCTCCTGTCGCATCACCCCTTTGGCCTGTGCGATCTCTCCCTGGCGCTGATGCCACAAGGGAAGCGGAATTGAAAGGCTTCCCACAAAGGCTTCTCGTCCGATATCTCGTTGATAGCTTCCGTTCAGGGTCACGTTGGGTACTCTGGCCTGGAGTTCTTTTTGATGCCGTTCCTGGGCTTCTTCTACCCGTTTTTGACCCATGATGATCGCTGGGTGAGACGATAAAGTGTCCTCTGAAAAATGTGAGCTGTTCCAATCATCAGGCAATGATTTGAAGGTTCCACGTATACTGAAATCAGTGCCCAACTTGCCAGCTGTCAGGCTATTCAGGGTTGCTTGAGCCGTGCGAGAGGCCCCTGTTGTGCGAATCCGTTCTTTTTGCAGTTTGAGCGTTTCCACTTTCATTTTAATCGCGTCAAAGGGAGGTGCCTCTCCTGACTTCACTTTGCTTTGAATGGCCTTGTAGAGCCGTTTGACTGTTTGGATGTTTTGCATAGCCAGGGAATGTTGGCGATTGAAGAACAGCAACGTGTAGAAGGCTTGCTTGACTTGCGCCGTGACATTCAGCCTGGCTTGTGCAAGCCCGGCTTCCGCACTTTGAACGCTCGCCCGGGCTGCCCGC
The genomic region above belongs to Nitrospirales bacterium and contains:
- a CDS encoding TolC family protein gives rise to the protein MHVMTIFLMFIVMSGFTPARTEAKDHAVAHKKRALELQDILSIALAHNPLLVERQSLVEQKEGHALAASAYPNPTLDIQSGRGSLRDPSMGSPIMERYVTLSQPLEWPGTRHAEQRAARASVQSAEAGLAQARLNVTAQVKQAFYTLLFFNRQHSLAMQNIQTVKRLYKAIQSKVKSGEAPPFDAIKMKVETLKLQKERIRTTGASRTAQATLNSLTAGKLGTDFSIRGTFKSLPDDWNSSHFSEDTLSSHPAIIMGQKRVEEAQERHQKELQARVPNVTLNGSYQRDIGREAFVGSLSIPLPLWHQRQGEIAQAKGVMRQEEATLLATRTQLRKDMSQHLQEIHMASAQISTYEHGLLAQAREALRIAQVSFQYGETSLLEVLDAQRVMRETELEYTHAKYDLSIALTNLERLIGHAGHE